Proteins co-encoded in one Fusarium fujikuroi IMI 58289 draft genome, chromosome FFUJ_chr06 genomic window:
- a CDS encoding related to Autophagy-related protein 13, with protein sequence MHQQPRGPARVSSPGATHHPTIPSRSNSTREAALGSRPRAGSNVAGRDTPSSPTIGDVPTPAPPADSIKKLDQIVQNFYAKAAVLVLDSRIKSKPARGANGGRKPNKWFQIETDEIDDFRDELKIWKTCGSFDNPPPPMVIEVYLDTSRLKDSQSLVIVDEAGKRWDVMEQLNSSGSSTDSSSGASRRNSEVIIERWRVELKYSGVIPTDFGPILPTIYKKAIVFFRSLFITTRLLPAWKFASQGPAKNSHPALIPRCRVRLSQSDRSRNDQLRLPIDGRPDPVTEYMFGDLEVPVGRLSTTVTYRNDCNFRVDDSEALLSSRFMGVDENFFRPSIPPLNEQSRAQMTEAGSLRDNRSRPNLSDMQQAYGSLSTFHTNVPMGTSPISALRSVRPPGSDTSSPPESLPAQNGVGGPSSLPVRQGATRPPLRTTEGSSRRPSVSFQPFKAGSLSGSPVPRQIDPEPASPQTLTRPGIPSLKQAGNRTSLTAGMPASLRGGPPPSASTDPAVASSPRPASTSRYSSSFTHRRGRLSFGGASRAGDDEQGSSGRQSLASSVAQPGSDLLDEIAGTSSDSLQNDHKHLSDFISALDSKKTLKSFGPSKKGESATNKTVAQLSRFHQMRDSNNALTDSMTSSVQMQRSSSSSSRQLTSVPGMTAPASVSASSSPGKPLSPHTPHTPAIPSRLSENSIIDYTGQGRITSRQGRTSDNNPAPGTIRENTVTQDGTTAIDIPLSPRLATYERRASSVALHNRSMADEDEPDSAFAHRSISLGADDREPPTLSILLGRQMQLEGGSTQRGSDELKSAAEIETSDTPGLMQRGLSEENPPEGLIPTAASSSPFGRRRYMGLASHKQTPPQSSRGSFTGSITRQVRGDDDSINEEPLVFDLSEMDPQGRRSIEEARSVAHGATNATSDKGGYESRGASRRGW encoded by the exons ATGCATCAACAACCCCGTGGCCCAGCCCGGGTGTCATCCCCAGGTGCAACGCACCATCCAACCATTCCATCTCGATCCAACAGCACCAGAGAAGCTGCATTGGGGTCCCGGCCTCGAGCCGGTTCTAATGTTGCTGGTAGAGACACACCCAGCTCACCAACTATTGGAGATGTGCCGACACCGGCACCTCCAGCCGACtcgatcaagaagctcgatcAAATAGTCCAG AACTTCTATGCAAAGGCAGCCGTACTCGTCCTCGACTCTCGCATCAAATCCAAGCCTGCGCGCGGGGCCAACGGTGGACGGAAACCCAACAAATGG TTCCAAATCGAGACGGATGAGATTGATGACTTTCGAGATGagctcaagatctggaagacTTGCGGTAGCTTCGATAACCCCCCTCCTCCAATGGTCATCGAGGTCTATCTGGATACCTCTCGATTAAAAGACAGCCAGAGTCTAGTCATCGTTGATGAGGCTGGCAAGAGATGGGATGTGATGGAACAGCTGAACTCGTCTGGTTCCTCCACCGACAGCTCGTCAGGTGCATCCCGGAGAAACAGCGAGGTTATCATTGAGAGGTGGCGAGTCGAGCTTAAGTACTCAGGCGTAATACCCACGGACTTTGGCCCGATCCTACCCACCATCTACAAGAAGGCAATTGTCTTTTTCCGGTCTCTTTTCATCACGACTCGCCTTCTTCCAGCATGGAAGTTTGCCAGCCAGGGTCCCGCCAAGAACTCACACCCGGCGCTTATCCCACGATGCCGAGTACGTTTATCTCAGTCTGATCGCTCACGTAATGATCAGCTGCGTCTTCCCATCGATGGCAGACCAGACCCCGTGACGGAGTACATGTTTGGCGATTTAGAGGTGCCCGTTGGACGACTAAGCACTACTGTCACCTATCGCAATGATTGCAACTTCCGCGTGGATGACTCTGAGGCTCTACTGAGTTCTCGTTTCATGGGAGTGGACGAGAACTTTTTCCGACCCTCCATTCCACCGCTGAATGAGCAGTCAAGAGCCCAGATGACGGAGGCAGGGTCACTGCGTGACAACCGCTCCCGCCCAAACTTGAGTGATATGCAGCAGGCATATGGAAGTCTTTCAACGTTTCACACTAATGTCCCAATGGGGACCAGCCCGATCTCGGCTCTGAGATCGGTGCGACCACCAGGCTCCGACACAAGCTCACCCCCAGAGTCTCTACCAGCACAGAATGGTGTGGGTGGTCCAAGCTCTTTGCCAGTACGTCAGGGTGCAACACGACCCCCTTTGCGAACGACCGAGGGCTCAAGCCGACGTCCTTCAGTATCTTTTCAGCCTTTCAAGGCGGGCTCGCTCTCGGGCTCGCCTGTCCCAAGGCAGATTGATCCTGAGCCGGCCTCTCCCCAAACGTTGACTCGTCCAGGTATTCCTTCCCTTAAGCAAGCAGGAAACCGAACATCTCTTACTGCTGGTATGCCAGCTTCCCTACGCGGGGGTCCTCCTCCCTCGGCATCTACAGACCCTGCTGTAGCCAGCTCCCCGCGACCAGCATCGACTAGTCGCTATAGCAGCAGTTTCACGCATCGCCGTGGCCGTCTATCCTTTGGCGGAGCCAGCAGGGCTGGCGATGACGAGCAGGGCAGCAGTGGCAGGCAGAGTTTGGCCTCATCGGTGGCACAGCCAGGATCTGACCTCCTGGACGAGATTGCAGGAACCAGCTCAGACTCGCTCCAGAACGACCATAAACATCTCTCAGACTTTATCAGCGCACTGGACAGTAAAAAGACCCTGAAGAGCTTTGGTCCCTCAAAGAAAGGTGAATCAGCAACTAACAAGACTGTGGCGCAACTATCGCGCTTCCATCAAATGAGGGACTCTAATAACGCACTCACGGATTCGATGACATCGTCTGTACAAATGCAGAGGTCATCGAGCTCATCCAGTCGACAATTGACGAGTGTGCCTGGGATGACTGCACCAGCTTCTGTGTCTGCTTCGTCGTCTCCTGGGAAGCCACTATCCCCTCATACACCCCACACGCCAGCAATCCCGTCAAGACTGAGCGAGAACTCGATAATTGACTACACTGGCCAAGGACGAATTACTTCGCGCCAGGGGCGAACATCTGATAATAACCCTGCACCGGGGACGATCAGAGAGAATACGGTTACACAAGATGGAACGACAGCCATCGACATTCCCTTGTCACCTCGGCTAGCCACGTATGAACGAAGGGCGAGCTCTGTTGCACTCCATAATCGGTCGATGGCGGATGAAGATGAGCCGGACTCTGCTTTTGCCCACCGATCTATCAGCTTAGGTGCTGATGATAGAGAACCACCTACTCTAAGCATCTTGCTGGGTAGGCAGATGCAGCTCGAGGGAGGGTCAACTCAAAGGGGATCGGACGAACTCAAATCAGCTGCTGAAATCGAGACCTCTGACACGCCAGGGCTGATGCAGCGCGGTCTGTCAGAAGAGAACCCTCCTGAGGGACTGATACCGACAGCAGCGTCTAGCTCACCTTTTGGTAGAAGGCGATATATGGGTTTGGCTTCACATAAGCAGACACCGCCGCAATCATCGCGTGGAAGCTTTACCGGATCTATCACCAGACAGGTCCggggtgatgatgactcGATTAACGAGGAGCCTCTGGTCTTTGACCTGTCAGAAATGGATCCACAGGGTCGGCGAAGCATCGAAGAGGCCCGTAGCGTCGCCCATGGGGCAACAAATGCTACATCAGATAAGGGAGGGTACGAAAGCCGTGGTGCGTCAAGACGGGGTTGGTGA